The following are from one region of the Nicotiana tabacum cultivar K326 chromosome 3, ASM71507v2, whole genome shotgun sequence genome:
- the LOC142178496 gene encoding uncharacterized protein LOC142178496, whose amino-acid sequence MYKTLRVMKAIETEGVELASYRLRGATYSWFEMWEDSRGEERPPARWDEFVDAFKDHFLLAKTMAARATEFEVLKQGSMSVWEYHMEFVRLSKYAPQLVSTMGDRVRRFVQGLSPLVVNEAVTAALHSNMNYGKIGTGRGFAQPSGSSAATSSVRSPALAGRGAIRGGAHGRSGPSRFYALSGLQSAEASPDVATGILSVQAIDCYALIDPGSSLSYVTPFIASSFGVEPEHLHESFSVSTPVGDSITTARVYRNCVVTICGRATTADLIELGMVNFVVIMGIDWLYSCFVKLDCRTRVMRLEFPNDPVIEWKGNGVVPKGIPPDREIGFGIDVLPDTQPISIPPYRMAPAELRELKE is encoded by the exons ATGTATAAGACCCTTCGAGTGATGAAGGCTATAGAGACGGAGGGGGTTGAGTTGGCTTCATACAGGTTGAGGGGAGCAACGTATTCATGGTTCgagatgtgggaggattcccgtgGGGAGGAAAGACCTCCAGCTAGATGGGATGAGTTTGTAGATGCATTCAAGGACCACTTCTTGCTTGCCAAGACAATGGCGGCCCGTGCCACTGAGTTTGAGGTCCTTAAGCAGGGCAGtatgagtgtttgggagtaccacatggagtttgtgAGATTGTCCAAGTATGCTCCCCAGTTAGTGTCAACCATGGGTGATCGAGTTCGGCGATTTGTTCAGGGTCTTAGTCCTTTGGTGGTAAATGAGGCTGTTACAGCGGCTTTACACTcaaatatgaattatgggaagatt GGCACGGGTAGGGGATTTGCTCAGCCATCCGGTTCTTCAGCTGCTACATCATCCGTGCGCTCTCCAGCTCTAGCAGGGCGTGGTGCAATTAGGGGTGGAGCTCATGGTAGAAGTGGACCTAGCCGATTTTATGCTTTGAGTGGTCtccagagtgcagaggcttctccagatgttgccACAGGTATCTTGTCTGTTCAGGCCATTGATtgttatgctcttattgatccgggGTCCTCCTTGTCTTATGTCACCCCATTCATTGCTTCAAGTTTTGGGGTAGAACCCGAACAccttcatgagtcgttctctgtatcaaCTCCGGTTGGTGATTCTATTACAACCGCGCGAGTTTATAGGAATTGTGTTGTCACGATATGTGGTCGTGCTACCACGGCTGATCTTATTGAGCTTGGAATGGTGAATTTTGTTGTGATTATGGGAATAGACTGGCTTTATTCGTGCTTTGTTAAACTTGACTGCCGAACGAGAGTCATGAGGCTTGAGTTCCCTAATGACccggttattgagtggaagggaaaTGGTGTggtgccgaaag ggatcccaccagatagggagattggtTTCGGGATTGATGTATTGCCAGATACGCAGccaatatctattccaccatacaggATGGCGCCGGCGGAGTTAAGGGAGTTAAAGGAGTAG